From one Eulemur rufifrons isolate Redbay chromosome 23, OSU_ERuf_1, whole genome shotgun sequence genomic stretch:
- the RIPOR1 gene encoding rho family-interacting cell polarization regulator 1 isoform X4, translated as MTIWQMQRQAQRGSPARTHSMMSLSVRPQRRLLSARVSRSQSFAGVLGSHERGPRSLPVFSPPGPPRKLPALSRVSRMFSVAHPASKVPQPERLDLVYAALKQGLTAYLEVHQQEQEKLQVQIRESKRNSRLGFLYDLDKQVKSIDRFLRRLEFHASKIDELYEAYCVQRRLRDGAYNMVRAYSTGSPGSREARDSLAEATRGHREYTESMCLLESELEAQLGEFHLRMKGLAGFARLCVGDQYEICMKYGRQRWKLRGRIEGSGKQVWDSEETVFLPLLTEFLSIKVTELKGLTNHVVVGSVSCETKDLFAALPQVVAVDINDLGTIKLSLEVTWSPFDKDDQPSAASTVNKASTVTKRFSTYSQSPPDTPSLREQAFYNMLRRQEELENGTAWSLSSESSDDSSSPQLSGTARHSSAPRPLVQQPEPLPIQVAFRRPEVPSSRPLDEEGAMAPALANGHAPYSRTLSHISEASVDAALAEASVEAVGTESLAWGPDPTRGEHPSPVLPALDPGHSATSPTLGTTGPASKSTEPAQSTLVDSVQKAADSGPSELSGPTHTTTNSTYSATSPTHSVASLTHTTTGSTHKPMISTLTTTVPIPTVTGPVQTTTSPSHTTATPTHTTVSTPHTTTSPTYTTASPTHTTMSAQTSASPTPDATALVQTTTSPTHPVTSPILITASPSTSLDFATLPSPSAHSDSTLPGTSPLPCSPPASTPCIQPDPRAPSTSYPSPACSSWKLLPSPAPDLPEPIVQRLTPPASPVAPAPQHSDLTLAMAAQASVPGAAGGAGDRRLEEALGALMAALDDYRGQFPELQGLEQEVTRLESLLMQRQGLTRSRASSLSITVEHALESFSFLNEDEDEDNDGPGVRPPSSPEAGAEDSLDSPSARPLSTGCPALDVALVQHLYHCSRLLLKLGTFGPLRCQEAWALERLLREARVLEAVCELSRLWEIPVTSAQEVVQFSASRPGFLTFWDQCTEGLSPFLCPVERVLLTFCNQYGARLSLRQPGLAEAVCVKLLEDALGQKLPRRPQPGPGEHVTIFQFWSYIETLDSPSMEAYVTETAEEVLLVRNLNSDDQAVVLKALRLAPEGRLRRDGLRALSSLLVHGNNKVMAAVSTQLRSLSLGPAFRERALLCFLDQLEDEDVQTRVAGCLALGCIKAPEGIEPLVYLCQTDTEAVREAARQSLQQCGEEGQSAHRRLEESLDALPRIFGPGSMASTAF; from the exons GGAGCCCCGCGCGGACTCATTCCATGATGTCCTTGTCGGTGCGGCCGCAGCGCCGCCTGCTCAGCGCCCGGGTCAGTAGGAGCCAGTCCTTCGCAGGCGTCCTCGGCAGCCACGAGCGGGGGCCCAG GAGTTTACCAGTCTTCAGCCCGCCAGGGCCCCCACGGAAGCTCCCAGCGCTCTCCCGAGTGTCCAGGATGTTTTCCGTGGCTCACCCAGCCTCCAAGGTGCCGCAGCCTGAGCGGCTGGACCTGGTGTATGCTGCGCTTAAGCAGGGCCTGAC GGCCTACTTGGAAGTGCACCAACAGGAGCAGGAGAAACTCCAGGTGCAGATAAGGGAGTCCAAAAGGAATTCCCGCCTG GGCTTCCTGTATGACTTGGACAAG CAAGTCAAGTCCATTGACCGGTTCCTGCGACGACTGGAGTTCCATGCCAGCAAG ATCGACGAGCTGTATGAGGCATACTGTGTCCAGCGGCGTCTCCGGGATGGTGCCTACAACATGGTCCGTGCCTATAGCACTGGGTCCCCAGGGAGCCGAGAGGCCCGGGACAGCTTGGCCGAGGCCACTCGGGGGCATCGCGAATACACGGAG agcaTGTGTCTGCTGGAGAGTGAGTTGGAGGCACAACTGGGCGAGTTTCATCTTCGAATGAAAG GGCTGGCCGGCTTCGCCAGGCTGTGTGTGGGCGATCAGTATGAG ATCTGCATGAAATACGGGCGTCAGCGCTGGAAACTCCGGGGCCGCATTGAGGGTAGTGGGAAGCAGGTGTGGGACAGTGAAGAAACCGTCTTTCTTCCTCTGCTCACGGAATTCCTGTCCATCAAG GTGACAGAACTGAAGGGCCTGACCAACCATGTGGTTGTGGGCAGCGTCTCCTGCGAGACCAAGGACCTGTTCGCTGCCCTGCCCCAGGTTGTGGCTGTGGACATCAACGACCTCGGCACCATCAAGCTTAGCCTGGAAGTCACATGGAG CCCCTTCGACAAGGATGACCAGCCTTCGGCTGCTTCTACCGTCAACAAGGCCTCCACAGTCACCAAGCGCTTCTCCACCTACAGCCAGAGCCCACCAGACACACCCTCACTTCGGGAGCAGGCCTTCTAT AATATGCTGCGGCGGCAGGAGGAGCTGGAAAATGGCACAGCATGGTCCCTGTCTTCCGAATCTTCGGACGACTCATCCAGCCCACAGCTCTCAGGCACTGCCCGCCACTCGTCGGCCCCCAGGCCTCTGGTGCAGCAGCCTGAGCCCCTGCCCATCCAAGTTGCCTTCCGTAGGCCTGAGGTGCCCAGCTCTAGGCCCTTGGATGAGGAGGGGGCCatggccccagccctggcaaaTGGGCATGCGCCCTACAGCCGGACTCTGAGCCACATCAGTGAGGCCAGTGTGGACGCTGCCTTGGCTGAGGCTTCAGTGGAGGCTGTGGGCACAGAAAGCCTAGCGTGGGGACCAGATCCCACCCGTGGGGAACACCCCAGTCCTGTTCTTCCTGCCCTAGACCCTGGCCATTCTGCCACAAGCCCTACCCTTGGTACAACAGGCCCTGCCTCCAAATCTACAGAGCCTGCCCAATCTACACTCGTAGACTCAGTTCAGAAGGCCGCAGACTCTGGCCCTTCGGAACTGTCAGGCCCCACCCACACCACTACAAACTCCACCTATAGTGCCACAAGCCCTACCCATAGTGTGGCAAGCCTCACTCACACTACTACTGGCTCAACCCACAAGCCCATGATCTCTACCCTCACTACTACAGTCCCTATCCCTACTGTCACAGGCCCCGTCCAGACCACCACAAGCCCCAGCCATACCACTGCAACCCCTACTCACACTACTGTAAGCACCCCCCATACCACCACAAGCCCCACCTATACCACTGCAAGCCCCACCCACACCACT ATGTCAGCTCAGACCAGTGCAAGTCCTACCCCTGATGCTACGGCCCTAGTCCAGACCACCACAAGCCCCACCCACCCTGTCACAAGCCCCATCCTTATAACTGCAAGCCCTTCCACTTCTCTAGACTTTGctaccctccccagcccctctgcacaCTCAGACTCCACCCTCCCAGGCACCAGCCCCCTGCCCTGTAGCCCCCCAGCTTCTACTCCCTGCATTCAGCCAGATCCCAGAGCTCCCAGCACCTCCTACCCAAGTCCTGCCTGTTCCAGCTGGAAACTCCTCCCAAGCCCTGCCCCGGACCTCCCAGAGCCCATCGTTCAGAGGCTAactccccctgcctcccctgtAGCCCCTGCACCCCAGCATTCAGACCTCACCCTGGCTATGGCTGCCCAGGCCTCAGTCCCAGGGGcagctggaggggctggggacaggaggctggaggaggcacTGGGGGCTCTGATGGCTGCTTTGGATGACTATCGTGGCCAGTTCCCTGAGCTGCAGGGCCTGGAACAAGAGGTGACCCGGCTGGAGAGTCTGCTCATG CAGAGACAAGGCCTGACTCGCAGCCGGGCCTCCAGTCTTAGCATCACCGTAGAGCATGCCTTGGAGAGCTTCAGCTTCCtcaatgaagatgaagatgaagataaTGATGGTCCTGGAGTCAG GCCCCCAAGCagcccagaggctggggcagaggacaGCCTGGACTCACCCAGTGCCCGCCCGCTCAGCACGGGGTGTCCAGCTCTGGACGTTGCCTTGGTCCAGCACCTGTACCACTGCAGTCGCCTCCTGCTG AAACTAGGCACATTTGGGCCCCTGCGCTGCCAGGAGGCATGGGCCCTGGAGCGGCTGTTGCGGGAAGCCCGAGTGCTTGAGGCAGTGTGTGAGCTCAGCAGGCTATGGGAGATCCCTGTCACCTCTGCCCAGGAAG TGGTGCAGTTTTCGGCCTCTCGGCCCGGCTTCCTGACCTTCTGGGACCAGTGCACAGAGGGACTgagccccttcctctgccctgtGGAGCGGGTGCTTCTCACCTTCTGCAACCAGTACGGTGCCCGTCTGTCCCTGCGCCAGCCAGGCTTAGCCGAGGCTG TGTGTGTGAAGCTCCTGGAGGACGCCCTGGGGCAGAAGCTGCCCAGGAGGCCTCAGCCAGGCCCTGGAGAGCACGTCACCATCTTCCAGTTCTGGAGTTACATTGAAACCTTGGACAGCCCCTCCATGGAGGCCTACGTGACTGAGACTGCTGAGGAGG TGTTACTCGTGCGAAATCTGAACTCGGATGACCAGGCTGTCGTGTTGAAGGCCCTGAGGTTGGCACCCGAGGGGCGGCTGCGAAGGGATGGGCTTCGGGCCCTCAGCTCCCTGCTTGTCCATGGCAACAACAAGGTCATGGCTGCTGTCAGCACCCAGCTCCGGAGCCTGTCGCTGGGCCCTGCCTTCCGGGAGAGG GCCCTCCTGTGCTTCCTGGACCAGCTTGAGGATGAGGATGTGCAGACTCGAGTGGCtggctgcctggccctgggctgcaTCAAG GCTCCCGAGGGCATTGAGCCCCTGGTGTACCTGTGCCAAACGGACACAGAAGCAGTGAGGGAGGCTGCCCGGCAGAGCCTGCAACAGTGTG GTGAAGAGGGACAGTCTGCCCATCGACGGCTGGAGGAGTCGCTGGATGCCCTACCCCGCATCTTTGGGCCTGGCAGCATGGCCAGCACCGCATTCTAA
- the RIPOR1 gene encoding rho family-interacting cell polarization regulator 1 isoform X7 — MSAKKRGSPARTHSMMSLSVRPQRRLLSARVSRSQSFAGVLGSHERGPRSLPVFSPPGPPRKLPALSRVSRMFSVAHPASKVPQPERLDLVYAALKQGLTAYLEVHQQEQEKLQVQIRESKRNSRLGFLYDLDKQVKSIDRFLRRLEFHASKIDELYEAYCVQRRLRDGAYNMVRAYSTGSPGSREARDSLAEATRGHREYTESMCLLESELEAQLGEFHLRMKGLAGFARLCVGDQYEICMKYGRQRWKLRGRIEGSGKQVWDSEETVFLPLLTEFLSIKVTELKGLTNHVVVGSVSCETKDLFAALPQVVAVDINDLGTIKLSLEVTWSPFDKDDQPSAASTVNKASTVTKRFSTYSQSPPDTPSLREQAFYNMLRRQEELENGTAWSLSSESSDDSSSPQLSGTARHSSAPRPLVQQPEPLPIQVAFRRPEVPSSRPLDEEGAMAPALANGHAPYSRTLSHISEASVDAALAEASVEAVGTESLAWGPDPTRGEHPSPVLPALDPGHSATSPTLGTTGPASKSTEPAQSTLVDSVQKAADSGPSELSGPTHTTTNSTYSATSPTHSVASLTHTTTGSTHKPMISTLTTTVPIPTVTGPVQTTTSPSHTTATPTHTTVSTPHTTTSPTYTTASPTHTTMSAQTSASPTPDATALVQTTTSPTHPVTSPILITASPSTSLDFATLPSPSAHSDSTLPGTSPLPCSPPASTPCIQPDPRAPSTSYPSPACSSWKLLPSPAPDLPEPIVQRLTPPASPVAPAPQHSDLTLAMAAQASVPGAAGGAGDRRLEEALGALMAALDDYRGQFPELQGLEQEVTRLESLLMQRQGLTRSRASSLSITVEHALESFSFLNEDEDEDNDGPGVRPPSSPEAGAEDSLDSPSARPLSTGCPALDVALVQHLYHCSRLLLKLGTFGPLRCQEAWALERLLREARVLEAVCELSRLWEIPVTSAQEVVQFSASRPGFLTFWDQCTEGLSPFLCPVERVLLTFCNQYGARLSLRQPGLAEAVCVKLLEDALGQKLPRRPQPGPGEHVTIFQFWSYIETLDSPSMEAYVTETAEEVLLVRNLNSDDQAVVLKALRLAPEGRLRRDGLRALSSLLVHGNNKVMAAVSTQLRSLSLGPAFRERALLCFLDQLEDEDVQTRVAGCLALGCIKAPEGIEPLVYLCQTDTEAVREAARQSLQQCGEEGQSAHRRLEESLDALPRIFGPGSMASTAF; from the exons ATGAGCGCCAAGAAGAGAG GGAGCCCCGCGCGGACTCATTCCATGATGTCCTTGTCGGTGCGGCCGCAGCGCCGCCTGCTCAGCGCCCGGGTCAGTAGGAGCCAGTCCTTCGCAGGCGTCCTCGGCAGCCACGAGCGGGGGCCCAG GAGTTTACCAGTCTTCAGCCCGCCAGGGCCCCCACGGAAGCTCCCAGCGCTCTCCCGAGTGTCCAGGATGTTTTCCGTGGCTCACCCAGCCTCCAAGGTGCCGCAGCCTGAGCGGCTGGACCTGGTGTATGCTGCGCTTAAGCAGGGCCTGAC GGCCTACTTGGAAGTGCACCAACAGGAGCAGGAGAAACTCCAGGTGCAGATAAGGGAGTCCAAAAGGAATTCCCGCCTG GGCTTCCTGTATGACTTGGACAAG CAAGTCAAGTCCATTGACCGGTTCCTGCGACGACTGGAGTTCCATGCCAGCAAG ATCGACGAGCTGTATGAGGCATACTGTGTCCAGCGGCGTCTCCGGGATGGTGCCTACAACATGGTCCGTGCCTATAGCACTGGGTCCCCAGGGAGCCGAGAGGCCCGGGACAGCTTGGCCGAGGCCACTCGGGGGCATCGCGAATACACGGAG agcaTGTGTCTGCTGGAGAGTGAGTTGGAGGCACAACTGGGCGAGTTTCATCTTCGAATGAAAG GGCTGGCCGGCTTCGCCAGGCTGTGTGTGGGCGATCAGTATGAG ATCTGCATGAAATACGGGCGTCAGCGCTGGAAACTCCGGGGCCGCATTGAGGGTAGTGGGAAGCAGGTGTGGGACAGTGAAGAAACCGTCTTTCTTCCTCTGCTCACGGAATTCCTGTCCATCAAG GTGACAGAACTGAAGGGCCTGACCAACCATGTGGTTGTGGGCAGCGTCTCCTGCGAGACCAAGGACCTGTTCGCTGCCCTGCCCCAGGTTGTGGCTGTGGACATCAACGACCTCGGCACCATCAAGCTTAGCCTGGAAGTCACATGGAG CCCCTTCGACAAGGATGACCAGCCTTCGGCTGCTTCTACCGTCAACAAGGCCTCCACAGTCACCAAGCGCTTCTCCACCTACAGCCAGAGCCCACCAGACACACCCTCACTTCGGGAGCAGGCCTTCTAT AATATGCTGCGGCGGCAGGAGGAGCTGGAAAATGGCACAGCATGGTCCCTGTCTTCCGAATCTTCGGACGACTCATCCAGCCCACAGCTCTCAGGCACTGCCCGCCACTCGTCGGCCCCCAGGCCTCTGGTGCAGCAGCCTGAGCCCCTGCCCATCCAAGTTGCCTTCCGTAGGCCTGAGGTGCCCAGCTCTAGGCCCTTGGATGAGGAGGGGGCCatggccccagccctggcaaaTGGGCATGCGCCCTACAGCCGGACTCTGAGCCACATCAGTGAGGCCAGTGTGGACGCTGCCTTGGCTGAGGCTTCAGTGGAGGCTGTGGGCACAGAAAGCCTAGCGTGGGGACCAGATCCCACCCGTGGGGAACACCCCAGTCCTGTTCTTCCTGCCCTAGACCCTGGCCATTCTGCCACAAGCCCTACCCTTGGTACAACAGGCCCTGCCTCCAAATCTACAGAGCCTGCCCAATCTACACTCGTAGACTCAGTTCAGAAGGCCGCAGACTCTGGCCCTTCGGAACTGTCAGGCCCCACCCACACCACTACAAACTCCACCTATAGTGCCACAAGCCCTACCCATAGTGTGGCAAGCCTCACTCACACTACTACTGGCTCAACCCACAAGCCCATGATCTCTACCCTCACTACTACAGTCCCTATCCCTACTGTCACAGGCCCCGTCCAGACCACCACAAGCCCCAGCCATACCACTGCAACCCCTACTCACACTACTGTAAGCACCCCCCATACCACCACAAGCCCCACCTATACCACTGCAAGCCCCACCCACACCACT ATGTCAGCTCAGACCAGTGCAAGTCCTACCCCTGATGCTACGGCCCTAGTCCAGACCACCACAAGCCCCACCCACCCTGTCACAAGCCCCATCCTTATAACTGCAAGCCCTTCCACTTCTCTAGACTTTGctaccctccccagcccctctgcacaCTCAGACTCCACCCTCCCAGGCACCAGCCCCCTGCCCTGTAGCCCCCCAGCTTCTACTCCCTGCATTCAGCCAGATCCCAGAGCTCCCAGCACCTCCTACCCAAGTCCTGCCTGTTCCAGCTGGAAACTCCTCCCAAGCCCTGCCCCGGACCTCCCAGAGCCCATCGTTCAGAGGCTAactccccctgcctcccctgtAGCCCCTGCACCCCAGCATTCAGACCTCACCCTGGCTATGGCTGCCCAGGCCTCAGTCCCAGGGGcagctggaggggctggggacaggaggctggaggaggcacTGGGGGCTCTGATGGCTGCTTTGGATGACTATCGTGGCCAGTTCCCTGAGCTGCAGGGCCTGGAACAAGAGGTGACCCGGCTGGAGAGTCTGCTCATG CAGAGACAAGGCCTGACTCGCAGCCGGGCCTCCAGTCTTAGCATCACCGTAGAGCATGCCTTGGAGAGCTTCAGCTTCCtcaatgaagatgaagatgaagataaTGATGGTCCTGGAGTCAG GCCCCCAAGCagcccagaggctggggcagaggacaGCCTGGACTCACCCAGTGCCCGCCCGCTCAGCACGGGGTGTCCAGCTCTGGACGTTGCCTTGGTCCAGCACCTGTACCACTGCAGTCGCCTCCTGCTG AAACTAGGCACATTTGGGCCCCTGCGCTGCCAGGAGGCATGGGCCCTGGAGCGGCTGTTGCGGGAAGCCCGAGTGCTTGAGGCAGTGTGTGAGCTCAGCAGGCTATGGGAGATCCCTGTCACCTCTGCCCAGGAAG TGGTGCAGTTTTCGGCCTCTCGGCCCGGCTTCCTGACCTTCTGGGACCAGTGCACAGAGGGACTgagccccttcctctgccctgtGGAGCGGGTGCTTCTCACCTTCTGCAACCAGTACGGTGCCCGTCTGTCCCTGCGCCAGCCAGGCTTAGCCGAGGCTG TGTGTGTGAAGCTCCTGGAGGACGCCCTGGGGCAGAAGCTGCCCAGGAGGCCTCAGCCAGGCCCTGGAGAGCACGTCACCATCTTCCAGTTCTGGAGTTACATTGAAACCTTGGACAGCCCCTCCATGGAGGCCTACGTGACTGAGACTGCTGAGGAGG TGTTACTCGTGCGAAATCTGAACTCGGATGACCAGGCTGTCGTGTTGAAGGCCCTGAGGTTGGCACCCGAGGGGCGGCTGCGAAGGGATGGGCTTCGGGCCCTCAGCTCCCTGCTTGTCCATGGCAACAACAAGGTCATGGCTGCTGTCAGCACCCAGCTCCGGAGCCTGTCGCTGGGCCCTGCCTTCCGGGAGAGG GCCCTCCTGTGCTTCCTGGACCAGCTTGAGGATGAGGATGTGCAGACTCGAGTGGCtggctgcctggccctgggctgcaTCAAG GCTCCCGAGGGCATTGAGCCCCTGGTGTACCTGTGCCAAACGGACACAGAAGCAGTGAGGGAGGCTGCCCGGCAGAGCCTGCAACAGTGTG GTGAAGAGGGACAGTCTGCCCATCGACGGCTGGAGGAGTCGCTGGATGCCCTACCCCGCATCTTTGGGCCTGGCAGCATGGCCAGCACCGCATTCTAA
- the RIPOR1 gene encoding rho family-interacting cell polarization regulator 1 isoform X3, with product MMSLSVRPQRRLLSARVSRSQSFAGVLGSHERGPRSLPVFSPPGPPRKLPALSRVSRMFSVAHPASKVPQPERLDLVYAALKQGLTAYLEVHQQEQEKLQVQIRESKRNSRLGFLYDLDKQVKSIDRFLRRLEFHASKIDELYEAYCVQRRLRDGAYNMVRAYSTGSPGSREARDSLAEATRGHREYTESMCLLESELEAQLGEFHLRMKGLAGFARLCVGDQYEICMKYGRQRWKLRGRIEGSGKQVWDSEETVFLPLLTEFLSIKVTELKGLTNHVVVGSVSCETKDLFAALPQVVAVDINDLGTIKLSLEVTWSPFDKDDQPSAASTVNKASTVTKRFSTYSQSPPDTPSLREQAFYNMLRRQEELENGTAWSLSSESSDDSSSPQLSGTARHSSAPRPLVQQPEPLPIQVAFRRPEVPSSRPLDEEGAMAPALANGHAPYSRTLSHISEASVDAALAEASVEAVGTESLAWGPDPTRGEHPSPVLPALDPGHSATSPTLGTTGPASKSTEPAQSTLVDSVQKAADSGPSELSGPTHTTTNSTYSATSPTHSVASLTHTTTGSTHKPMISTLTTTVPIPTVTGPVQTTTSPSHTTATPTHTTVSTPHTTTSPTYTTASPTHTTASPTHTTAAPTHTATSPTHTAASPTHTTVSPTHTTAGPTHTTMSPTHKVKMSAQTSASPTPDATALVQTTTSPTHPVTSPILITASPSTSLDFATLPSPSAHSDSTLPGTSPLPCSPPASTPCIQPDPRAPSTSYPSPACSSWKLLPSPAPDLPEPIVQRLTPPASPVAPAPQHSDLTLAMAAQASVPGAAGGAGDRRLEEALGALMAALDDYRGQFPELQGLEQEVTRLESLLMQRQGLTRSRASSLSITVEHALESFSFLNEDEDEDNDGPGVRPPSSPEAGAEDSLDSPSARPLSTGCPALDVALVQHLYHCSRLLLKLGTFGPLRCQEAWALERLLREARVLEAVCELSRLWEIPVTSAQEVVQFSASRPGFLTFWDQCTEGLSPFLCPVERVLLTFCNQYGARLSLRQPGLAEAVCVKLLEDALGQKLPRRPQPGPGEHVTIFQFWSYIETLDSPSMEAYVTETAEEVLLVRNLNSDDQAVVLKALRLAPEGRLRRDGLRALSSLLVHGNNKVMAAVSTQLRSLSLGPAFRERALLCFLDQLEDEDVQTRVAGCLALGCIKAPEGIEPLVYLCQTDTEAVREAARQSLQQCGEEGQSAHRRLEESLDALPRIFGPGSMASTAF from the exons ATGATGTCCTTGTCGGTGCGGCCGCAGCGCCGCCTGCTCAGCGCCCGGGTCAGTAGGAGCCAGTCCTTCGCAGGCGTCCTCGGCAGCCACGAGCGGGGGCCCAG GAGTTTACCAGTCTTCAGCCCGCCAGGGCCCCCACGGAAGCTCCCAGCGCTCTCCCGAGTGTCCAGGATGTTTTCCGTGGCTCACCCAGCCTCCAAGGTGCCGCAGCCTGAGCGGCTGGACCTGGTGTATGCTGCGCTTAAGCAGGGCCTGAC GGCCTACTTGGAAGTGCACCAACAGGAGCAGGAGAAACTCCAGGTGCAGATAAGGGAGTCCAAAAGGAATTCCCGCCTG GGCTTCCTGTATGACTTGGACAAG CAAGTCAAGTCCATTGACCGGTTCCTGCGACGACTGGAGTTCCATGCCAGCAAG ATCGACGAGCTGTATGAGGCATACTGTGTCCAGCGGCGTCTCCGGGATGGTGCCTACAACATGGTCCGTGCCTATAGCACTGGGTCCCCAGGGAGCCGAGAGGCCCGGGACAGCTTGGCCGAGGCCACTCGGGGGCATCGCGAATACACGGAG agcaTGTGTCTGCTGGAGAGTGAGTTGGAGGCACAACTGGGCGAGTTTCATCTTCGAATGAAAG GGCTGGCCGGCTTCGCCAGGCTGTGTGTGGGCGATCAGTATGAG ATCTGCATGAAATACGGGCGTCAGCGCTGGAAACTCCGGGGCCGCATTGAGGGTAGTGGGAAGCAGGTGTGGGACAGTGAAGAAACCGTCTTTCTTCCTCTGCTCACGGAATTCCTGTCCATCAAG GTGACAGAACTGAAGGGCCTGACCAACCATGTGGTTGTGGGCAGCGTCTCCTGCGAGACCAAGGACCTGTTCGCTGCCCTGCCCCAGGTTGTGGCTGTGGACATCAACGACCTCGGCACCATCAAGCTTAGCCTGGAAGTCACATGGAG CCCCTTCGACAAGGATGACCAGCCTTCGGCTGCTTCTACCGTCAACAAGGCCTCCACAGTCACCAAGCGCTTCTCCACCTACAGCCAGAGCCCACCAGACACACCCTCACTTCGGGAGCAGGCCTTCTAT AATATGCTGCGGCGGCAGGAGGAGCTGGAAAATGGCACAGCATGGTCCCTGTCTTCCGAATCTTCGGACGACTCATCCAGCCCACAGCTCTCAGGCACTGCCCGCCACTCGTCGGCCCCCAGGCCTCTGGTGCAGCAGCCTGAGCCCCTGCCCATCCAAGTTGCCTTCCGTAGGCCTGAGGTGCCCAGCTCTAGGCCCTTGGATGAGGAGGGGGCCatggccccagccctggcaaaTGGGCATGCGCCCTACAGCCGGACTCTGAGCCACATCAGTGAGGCCAGTGTGGACGCTGCCTTGGCTGAGGCTTCAGTGGAGGCTGTGGGCACAGAAAGCCTAGCGTGGGGACCAGATCCCACCCGTGGGGAACACCCCAGTCCTGTTCTTCCTGCCCTAGACCCTGGCCATTCTGCCACAAGCCCTACCCTTGGTACAACAGGCCCTGCCTCCAAATCTACAGAGCCTGCCCAATCTACACTCGTAGACTCAGTTCAGAAGGCCGCAGACTCTGGCCCTTCGGAACTGTCAGGCCCCACCCACACCACTACAAACTCCACCTATAGTGCCACAAGCCCTACCCATAGTGTGGCAAGCCTCACTCACACTACTACTGGCTCAACCCACAAGCCCATGATCTCTACCCTCACTACTACAGTCCCTATCCCTACTGTCACAGGCCCCGTCCAGACCACCACAAGCCCCAGCCATACCACTGCAACCCCTACTCACACTACTGTAAGCACCCCCCATACCACCACAAGCCCCACCTATACCACTGCAAGCCCCACCCACACCACTGCAAGCCCCACCCATACCACTGCAGCCCCCACCCACACTGCTACAAGTCCCACCCACACTGCTGCAAGTCCCACCCACACTACTGTAAGCCCCACCCACACCACTGCAGGCCCTACTCACACTACCATGAGCCCTACCCACAAAGTCAAGATGTCAGCTCAGACCAGTGCAAGTCCTACCCCTGATGCTACGGCCCTAGTCCAGACCACCACAAGCCCCACCCACCCTGTCACAAGCCCCATCCTTATAACTGCAAGCCCTTCCACTTCTCTAGACTTTGctaccctccccagcccctctgcacaCTCAGACTCCACCCTCCCAGGCACCAGCCCCCTGCCCTGTAGCCCCCCAGCTTCTACTCCCTGCATTCAGCCAGATCCCAGAGCTCCCAGCACCTCCTACCCAAGTCCTGCCTGTTCCAGCTGGAAACTCCTCCCAAGCCCTGCCCCGGACCTCCCAGAGCCCATCGTTCAGAGGCTAactccccctgcctcccctgtAGCCCCTGCACCCCAGCATTCAGACCTCACCCTGGCTATGGCTGCCCAGGCCTCAGTCCCAGGGGcagctggaggggctggggacaggaggctggaggaggcacTGGGGGCTCTGATGGCTGCTTTGGATGACTATCGTGGCCAGTTCCCTGAGCTGCAGGGCCTGGAACAAGAGGTGACCCGGCTGGAGAGTCTGCTCATG CAGAGACAAGGCCTGACTCGCAGCCGGGCCTCCAGTCTTAGCATCACCGTAGAGCATGCCTTGGAGAGCTTCAGCTTCCtcaatgaagatgaagatgaagataaTGATGGTCCTGGAGTCAG GCCCCCAAGCagcccagaggctggggcagaggacaGCCTGGACTCACCCAGTGCCCGCCCGCTCAGCACGGGGTGTCCAGCTCTGGACGTTGCCTTGGTCCAGCACCTGTACCACTGCAGTCGCCTCCTGCTG AAACTAGGCACATTTGGGCCCCTGCGCTGCCAGGAGGCATGGGCCCTGGAGCGGCTGTTGCGGGAAGCCCGAGTGCTTGAGGCAGTGTGTGAGCTCAGCAGGCTATGGGAGATCCCTGTCACCTCTGCCCAGGAAG TGGTGCAGTTTTCGGCCTCTCGGCCCGGCTTCCTGACCTTCTGGGACCAGTGCACAGAGGGACTgagccccttcctctgccctgtGGAGCGGGTGCTTCTCACCTTCTGCAACCAGTACGGTGCCCGTCTGTCCCTGCGCCAGCCAGGCTTAGCCGAGGCTG TGTGTGTGAAGCTCCTGGAGGACGCCCTGGGGCAGAAGCTGCCCAGGAGGCCTCAGCCAGGCCCTGGAGAGCACGTCACCATCTTCCAGTTCTGGAGTTACATTGAAACCTTGGACAGCCCCTCCATGGAGGCCTACGTGACTGAGACTGCTGAGGAGG TGTTACTCGTGCGAAATCTGAACTCGGATGACCAGGCTGTCGTGTTGAAGGCCCTGAGGTTGGCACCCGAGGGGCGGCTGCGAAGGGATGGGCTTCGGGCCCTCAGCTCCCTGCTTGTCCATGGCAACAACAAGGTCATGGCTGCTGTCAGCACCCAGCTCCGGAGCCTGTCGCTGGGCCCTGCCTTCCGGGAGAGG GCCCTCCTGTGCTTCCTGGACCAGCTTGAGGATGAGGATGTGCAGACTCGAGTGGCtggctgcctggccctgggctgcaTCAAG GCTCCCGAGGGCATTGAGCCCCTGGTGTACCTGTGCCAAACGGACACAGAAGCAGTGAGGGAGGCTGCCCGGCAGAGCCTGCAACAGTGTG GTGAAGAGGGACAGTCTGCCCATCGACGGCTGGAGGAGTCGCTGGATGCCCTACCCCGCATCTTTGGGCCTGGCAGCATGGCCAGCACCGCATTCTAA